AGCGGGGCTATATCCGCGAAGCGGCGGCGGCGTGGGAGCGGCGCCTGCATCCGCTGGGTGTTAATATCATCCCCATCACGCCCCATTCACGGGTATGGCGCAAAATCCGACGCGAAATTCACACCTACCGCGCGCCGCAAGCGGCGGGTTTGTGGAGCAATCTCTGGATATGGCGTTCGATCGCGGGCGTGGCGGTGCTCGCATGCGTCGGGCTGACGGTATGGCAGACCGCACAGCCGCCGCCAATGACGCCAATACCCGCCTACGTGGCGGTGCTCGTGGATGCACAGCAGGCGCCGGCGATCGTCGCCACCGCGTCGCGCGATACGCAGCGCCTGACCGTACTCATGATGCAGGCGCCGAAGCTCGGCGCGGAATCGGATTTTGAGTTGTGGGCGATTCCCGGCTCGGGCCAGGCGCCGGTTTCAATCGCTGTATTGCCCAGAAATCACGAGATCC
This window of the Gammaproteobacteria bacterium genome carries:
- a CDS encoding anti-sigma factor; the encoded protein is RGYIREAAAAWERRLHPLGVNIIPITPHSRVWRKIRREIHTYRAPQAAGLWSNLWIWRSIAGVAVLACVGLTVWQTAQPPPMTPIPAYVAVLVDAQQAPAIVATASRDTQRLTVLMMQAPKLGAESDFELWAIPGSGQAPVSIAVLPRNHEILIDLDDHDRQVIPATGAFAISREPKGGSPTGAPTGPVVYQGELVTL